A genomic segment from Dietzia psychralcaliphila encodes:
- a CDS encoding cation-translocating P-type ATPase — MTTTDRATKTDQRTPWHTLPTAEVVSRLGAGSNGLTRAEASRRLAEHGPNALPEAAGVPAWRRVLRLLRDPMIMVLAVAAVVSAVISREWETPVVILLVVVLNTVLNYVQETRAEESLAALRDMAVPHSRVVRDGSEVEVDSADLVPGDIVVVESGDRVPADGRVLEASRFQVAESALTGESVPVDKTAGAVAAADAPLGDRTGMVFMNTEVTRGRARVVVTGTGEHTEMGAIAELLGGAGGEQTPLQRRIGVLARVLTVIALVVVTLVMGIGLVRGQSWEDMLLSAVSLAVATIPEGLTAVVAFTLAMGASRLAREGAIIKNLAAVETLGSTSHIATDKTGTLTLNEMTVTRIVANGSAYSVTGTGYRAAGTVLSSDPDAVPDLRRAAVAMTLCNDAIVTDGELVGDPTEGALLVAATKCGLDVEGLRAARPRVAQVPFDSDYKFMATVNRSPGGELVLSVKGATGALLPRSTHVWNGTDAVELTDTLHEEIRHATDELAGRGLRTLLVAGRPFESESGAVDESVLLDEVRGLTVYAVVGIVDPPRAEAAEAIRVAREAGISVHMITGDHLVTASSIARDLGIEGEAVRGVDLDGVDDDELTERAPGLGVLARVSPEHKIRMVRALQSRGDVVAMTGDGVNDAPALSQADIGIAMGITGTDVSKGAANMVLTDDNFATIVSAVEQGRGIYDNIVKFVKFQLTTAWAFVLVFLASGLFGLAAVPFTALQVLLVNIVMDGPPAMALGVEPVEKDAMRRRPRPADEQILTPARLVRILWLGVVMATGTLLVLAFAEAMFPERADVPLFATTLAYSTFVFFQVFNLMNVRSTDGSVFSRDMAHNAPIWVALAAVPLLLVAVVQVPFLQGIFDTTPLHADEWLLAVAVGSSILWLEELRKIGARWRARRADVSGTMVVV, encoded by the coding sequence ATGACGACGACGGACCGCGCCACGAAGACGGACCAGCGCACCCCCTGGCACACCCTGCCCACCGCAGAGGTGGTCTCCCGCCTCGGCGCGGGGTCGAACGGCCTGACCCGCGCCGAGGCGTCGCGCCGCCTGGCGGAGCACGGCCCCAACGCCCTTCCGGAGGCGGCCGGCGTGCCGGCCTGGAGACGGGTCCTGCGACTGCTCCGCGACCCCATGATCATGGTCCTCGCGGTGGCCGCCGTGGTGAGCGCCGTGATCTCGCGCGAGTGGGAGACCCCGGTCGTCATCCTGCTGGTGGTGGTTCTCAACACCGTCCTGAACTATGTGCAGGAGACGCGCGCCGAGGAGAGCCTGGCGGCGCTGCGCGATATGGCGGTGCCGCACAGCCGGGTGGTGCGGGACGGTTCCGAGGTCGAGGTGGACAGCGCGGACCTCGTCCCGGGTGACATCGTGGTGGTGGAATCCGGTGACCGGGTCCCCGCCGACGGTCGGGTCCTCGAGGCCTCCCGGTTCCAGGTGGCGGAGTCGGCGCTGACCGGCGAGTCGGTCCCCGTGGACAAGACGGCGGGAGCGGTGGCTGCCGCGGATGCGCCGCTCGGCGACCGGACCGGCATGGTGTTCATGAACACCGAGGTCACCCGCGGTCGGGCGCGCGTGGTGGTCACGGGGACCGGAGAGCACACCGAGATGGGTGCGATCGCGGAGCTGCTCGGCGGAGCGGGCGGGGAGCAGACGCCGCTCCAACGGCGGATCGGGGTCCTGGCCAGGGTTCTCACCGTGATCGCGTTGGTCGTGGTGACGCTGGTCATGGGGATCGGTCTGGTGCGCGGGCAGTCGTGGGAGGACATGCTCCTCAGCGCGGTCTCGCTCGCCGTGGCCACCATCCCGGAGGGTCTCACCGCCGTGGTGGCGTTCACCCTCGCGATGGGGGCCTCGCGGCTCGCCCGCGAGGGGGCGATCATCAAGAATCTCGCGGCGGTGGAGACCCTCGGGTCGACCAGTCACATCGCCACCGACAAGACCGGGACCCTCACCCTCAACGAGATGACCGTGACGCGGATCGTCGCGAACGGCTCGGCCTACTCCGTCACCGGGACCGGGTACCGGGCGGCGGGCACGGTCCTGTCGTCCGACCCGGATGCCGTTCCGGACCTGCGGAGGGCCGCGGTCGCCATGACGCTGTGCAATGACGCGATCGTGACCGACGGGGAACTCGTCGGCGACCCCACCGAGGGCGCCCTCCTCGTGGCCGCCACCAAGTGTGGGCTCGACGTGGAGGGACTGCGTGCCGCCCGGCCGAGGGTGGCCCAGGTGCCCTTCGACTCCGACTACAAGTTCATGGCCACCGTCAACCGCTCCCCGGGAGGGGAACTCGTGCTCAGCGTCAAGGGCGCCACCGGTGCGCTCCTACCCCGGTCGACCCACGTGTGGAACGGCACCGACGCCGTGGAGCTCACCGACACACTGCACGAGGAGATCAGGCACGCGACCGATGAGCTCGCCGGGCGGGGACTGCGGACGCTGCTCGTGGCGGGGCGTCCGTTCGAGTCAGAATCCGGCGCGGTCGATGAGAGCGTGCTCCTCGACGAGGTGCGCGGCCTGACCGTGTACGCCGTGGTCGGGATAGTCGACCCGCCCCGAGCGGAGGCCGCCGAGGCCATCCGGGTGGCACGCGAGGCGGGCATCTCGGTTCACATGATCACCGGCGACCATCTCGTCACGGCCTCGTCGATCGCCCGCGATCTCGGGATCGAGGGGGAGGCCGTGCGAGGGGTGGACCTCGACGGGGTCGACGACGACGAGCTGACCGAACGCGCCCCCGGCCTGGGAGTCCTGGCCCGGGTGTCCCCCGAGCACAAGATCCGGATGGTCCGGGCCCTGCAGTCCCGCGGGGACGTGGTGGCCATGACCGGCGACGGCGTCAACGACGCGCCCGCCCTGAGTCAGGCGGACATCGGGATCGCGATGGGGATCACCGGCACGGACGTGTCCAAGGGCGCCGCAAACATGGTGCTCACCGACGACAACTTCGCCACGATCGTCTCGGCCGTCGAACAGGGCCGCGGCATCTACGACAACATCGTCAAGTTCGTGAAGTTCCAGCTGACCACCGCGTGGGCGTTCGTGTTGGTGTTCCTGGCGAGCGGGCTGTTCGGGCTGGCGGCCGTGCCGTTCACCGCGCTGCAGGTCCTGCTGGTGAACATCGTCATGGACGGTCCGCCGGCGATGGCCCTGGGCGTGGAGCCCGTGGAGAAGGACGCGATGCGGCGGCGACCCCGTCCGGCCGACGAGCAGATCCTCACCCCGGCACGCCTGGTGCGGATCCTGTGGCTCGGCGTGGTCATGGCCACCGGGACGCTGCTCGTGTTGGCGTTCGCGGAGGCCATGTTCCCCGAGCGCGCGGACGTGCCGTTGTTCGCCACCACCCTGGCCTATTCCACCTTTGTCTTCTTCCAGGTGTTCAACCTGATGAACGTCCGCTCCACCGACGGTTCGGTGTTCTCCCGCGACATGGCGCACAACGCACCGATCTGGGTCGCGTTGGCCGCGGTCCCGTTGCTACTGGTGGCGGTGGTCCAGGTGCCCTTCCTCCAGGGGATATTCGACACCACCCCGCTGCACGCCGACGAGTGGCTGCTGGCGGTGGCGGTGGGCTCGTCGATTCTCTGGCTCGAGGAGCTCCGGAAGATCGGGGCGAGGTGGCGCGCTCGGCGGGCTGACGTATCGGGCACGATGGTGGTGGTCTGA
- a CDS encoding SRPBCC family protein: MGRVTASNTIVIEAPVATVEAAIADYAQVRPRIQPEQFSAYRLIEGGQGHGTVAAWNLQATKKRSRDVKATVTVDDAAAHWSLVEKDANSSMATTYTVREATGGALVEMTTSWDGAGGVGGFFERTFAPAGLKRIQHQLLSNLKADVEG, encoded by the coding sequence ATGGGCAGGGTCACCGCCAGCAACACCATCGTCATCGAGGCGCCCGTCGCGACCGTGGAGGCCGCGATCGCGGACTACGCCCAGGTCCGTCCCCGGATCCAGCCCGAGCAGTTCAGCGCGTACCGGTTGATCGAGGGAGGCCAGGGCCACGGCACCGTGGCCGCGTGGAACCTGCAGGCCACCAAGAAGCGCAGCCGGGACGTCAAGGCCACTGTGACAGTGGACGATGCCGCCGCGCACTGGTCGCTGGTGGAGAAGGATGCCAACTCGTCCATGGCCACCACCTACACCGTCCGCGAGGCCACCGGCGGTGCGCTGGTGGAGATGACCACCTCGTGGGACGGTGCCGGGGGAGTGGGCGGGTTCTTCGAGCGGACCTTCGCCCCGGCCGGGCTCAAGCGGATCCAGCACCAGCTGCTGTCCAACCTCAAGGCCGATGTCGAGGGGTGA
- a CDS encoding MDR family MFS transporter, with protein MTTPGTAATSTGAGTGEDGEFSHRQILVILAGLMSAMFLASLDQTIVSTAIRTIADDLQGLDAQAWVTTAYLMTSTISTPLYGKLSDIYGRKPFFVIGIVIFVFGSLLCTLADSMYTLALYRGIQGLGAGALMSLSLAIIGDIIPPRDRAKYQGYMLAVFASSSVIGPVVGGFFAGVETIFGIDGWRWIFLINVPIGAVALTLVMITLNVKNVRVDHRVDWAGAAAIVVGLVPLLLVAEQGNTWGWGSPAALACYVVGLAGVGLFLIVEARAGDQALIPLRLFRDRTFAIVTAGGVIVGMAMFGGMMTLPLYMQIVHGADPMESGLMMLPLVAGMMGASIVSGQLISRTGRVREFPILGTAISAVGLFLLWTIDADTSLTLVMAYMLVLGIGLGNCMQPLTLIVQNAVSPREIGVATASATFFRQLGGTAGVAVFLSILFSRVGGSITNELELATADGSLARGVQEGLADPALRADPEALGIVQALADPASGAGAGALETVTKDSSVINRLPELIAHPFEQGYALSMSEIYLVAGILSVIATVVLAFLPPIVLRTGSAQAEAAREAAAAAAPTGTDVAAAEAATAGDRPERSDVTATVTAEPEETDTATTTRPAPDETGR; from the coding sequence ATGACCACCCCCGGGACAGCCGCCACGAGCACCGGCGCGGGCACAGGCGAGGACGGCGAGTTCTCGCATCGCCAGATCCTCGTGATCCTCGCCGGGCTGATGTCCGCGATGTTCCTCGCCAGCCTCGACCAGACCATCGTCTCGACCGCCATCAGGACCATCGCCGACGACCTACAGGGCCTGGACGCGCAGGCCTGGGTCACCACCGCCTACCTCATGACGTCGACGATCTCGACGCCGCTGTACGGCAAACTCTCCGATATCTACGGGCGCAAGCCGTTCTTCGTGATCGGCATCGTGATCTTCGTGTTCGGCTCCCTGCTGTGCACGCTCGCCGATTCGATGTACACGCTAGCGCTGTACCGCGGGATCCAGGGACTGGGGGCGGGCGCCCTCATGTCGCTCTCACTGGCGATCATCGGCGACATCATCCCGCCCCGGGACCGCGCCAAGTACCAGGGCTACATGCTCGCGGTGTTCGCCTCCTCCTCGGTCATAGGTCCGGTCGTCGGCGGCTTCTTCGCCGGTGTCGAGACGATCTTCGGCATCGACGGCTGGCGCTGGATCTTCCTCATCAACGTCCCCATCGGCGCCGTCGCGCTGACCCTCGTGATGATCACCCTCAACGTCAAGAACGTCCGCGTGGACCACCGGGTGGACTGGGCGGGCGCGGCTGCGATCGTCGTCGGACTGGTGCCGCTCCTACTGGTGGCCGAACAGGGCAATACCTGGGGCTGGGGCTCGCCGGCCGCACTCGCCTGCTACGTCGTCGGCCTCGCAGGGGTCGGACTGTTCCTCATCGTCGAGGCCCGGGCCGGCGACCAGGCCCTCATCCCACTGCGACTGTTCCGCGACCGCACCTTCGCCATCGTCACCGCCGGCGGGGTGATCGTGGGAATGGCCATGTTCGGCGGCATGATGACCCTCCCGCTGTACATGCAGATCGTCCACGGCGCCGACCCCATGGAGTCCGGACTCATGATGCTGCCACTGGTGGCGGGCATGATGGGCGCCTCGATCGTGTCGGGTCAGCTCATCTCCCGAACCGGCCGGGTCCGCGAGTTCCCGATCCTCGGCACCGCCATCTCGGCCGTCGGACTGTTCCTGCTGTGGACCATCGACGCCGACACCTCACTGACCCTGGTGATGGCCTACATGCTGGTCCTGGGCATCGGCCTGGGCAACTGCATGCAGCCGCTCACCCTGATCGTCCAGAACGCCGTGAGCCCGCGCGAGATCGGCGTGGCCACCGCCTCCGCCACCTTCTTCCGCCAACTCGGCGGCACGGCCGGCGTGGCCGTGTTCCTGTCGATCCTCTTCAGCCGGGTCGGGGGCTCCATCACGAACGAGCTGGAGCTGGCCACAGCAGACGGCAGCCTCGCCCGTGGAGTGCAAGAAGGACTGGCCGACCCGGCGCTACGCGCGGACCCCGAGGCTCTCGGGATCGTGCAGGCACTCGCGGACCCCGCGTCCGGCGCGGGCGCGGGCGCGCTCGAGACGGTCACCAAGGACTCCTCCGTGATCAACCGCCTGCCCGAGCTGATCGCCCACCCCTTCGAACAGGGTTACGCGCTGAGCATGTCGGAGATCTACCTGGTGGCCGGCATCCTCTCCGTCATCGCCACGGTGGTTCTGGCCTTCCTGCCACCGATCGTGCTCCGTACCGGCTCGGCGCAGGCCGAGGCCGCAAGGGAAGCCGCTGCGGCGGCGGCCCCGACGGGGACCGATGTCGCGGCGGCGGAGGCGGCCACGGCCGGGGATCGACCGGAGCGTTCGGACGTGACCGCGACCGTCACCGCCGAGCCCGAGGAGACGGACACGGCGACGACGACGAGGCCGGCCCCGGACGAGACGGGTCGCTGA
- a CDS encoding MarR family winged helix-turn-helix transcriptional regulator, with protein MAIDTDQSAQLVVDLSRVVKLLRAVNVSVPRFHEYLESSAHPLLFAIHDEPARVTDLADRVHTDVSVVSRQVRHLETLGLVTKVPDPDDGRASLVTLSAEGTDLVTRVFDGRGQWMAQVLADWTPEQAASLNEGLTHLAESLRTELDALTSAKENR; from the coding sequence ATGGCAATCGATACCGACCAGAGCGCCCAGCTCGTCGTGGACCTGTCACGCGTGGTCAAACTGCTACGCGCGGTCAATGTCTCGGTCCCCCGTTTCCACGAATACCTCGAATCGTCAGCCCATCCCCTGCTGTTCGCCATCCACGACGAACCCGCACGGGTCACCGACCTGGCAGACCGAGTACACACCGACGTCTCGGTGGTGAGCCGCCAGGTCCGTCACCTCGAGACGCTCGGCCTGGTCACCAAGGTTCCCGACCCGGACGACGGACGGGCGAGCCTCGTCACGCTCTCCGCCGAGGGAACGGACCTCGTCACCCGCGTGTTCGACGGCCGCGGCCAGTGGATGGCCCAGGTGCTCGCCGATTGGACACCCGAGCAGGCCGCGTCCCTCAACGAGGGGCTCACTCACCTCGCGGAGTCCCTGCGCACCGAACTCGACGCCCTCACGTCCGCCAAGGAGAACCGATGA
- a CDS encoding pentapeptide repeat-containing protein, which yields MALVVAAGLSPVSPAAYAAPAEPVVDSSGVTVPGCTLPYDRGVTAQCFGADLSGYDLSSPPFVDVSWESGVFERANLEGRTFPVGTDFSGADLAFATFRSVSAVGAYFNNAGMQHLDATGAVLTGARLWQSNAQDATFVDADLTNAQFNMADLTDADFTGADLTGARIYADVTGAIFTDAIGVDLAGSTGTPLAGPPGYPPPPPPPAPDSGPISLTAAAQKGYAAWSLKTTWTNKSSTSSFDCSFEARPTDADGTYNNLAPYPGPTVTVLPNSTVESVQNAGAGPLGIEWQCEGGDGTTDSRLLSTTGYLGLVPPTRVTIPAPDPDLSTPPPVAPAPGFGSLVLTLFGSS from the coding sequence GTGGCGCTCGTCGTCGCGGCGGGGCTCTCGCCTGTGTCGCCCGCGGCGTATGCCGCGCCAGCGGAACCAGTTGTGGACAGTAGTGGGGTCACGGTCCCCGGTTGCACCCTGCCCTATGACCGTGGCGTCACCGCCCAGTGTTTCGGTGCAGATCTCAGCGGTTACGACTTGTCCAGCCCGCCGTTCGTCGACGTGTCCTGGGAAAGTGGAGTATTCGAACGCGCCAACCTGGAGGGACGCACATTCCCAGTGGGCACCGATTTCTCCGGTGCAGACCTGGCTTTTGCCACTTTTCGATCCGTCTCCGCGGTCGGGGCGTACTTCAACAATGCCGGTATGCAACATCTGGACGCCACAGGAGCAGTCCTCACCGGCGCTCGGCTGTGGCAATCCAACGCCCAGGACGCGACATTCGTCGACGCGGATCTGACCAACGCGCAGTTCAACATGGCCGATCTGACGGATGCTGACTTCACGGGTGCGGATCTGACGGGCGCGAGGATCTACGCCGATGTCACGGGAGCGATCTTCACCGATGCCATCGGCGTGGACCTGGCGGGTTCGACCGGGACGCCGCTCGCAGGTCCTCCCGGTTACCCGCCGCCGCCTCCGCCCCCAGCGCCGGACAGTGGACCGATCTCGCTGACGGCAGCGGCTCAGAAGGGGTACGCCGCGTGGTCGCTGAAGACCACCTGGACGAACAAGTCCAGCACGTCATCGTTCGACTGCTCCTTCGAAGCCCGTCCGACCGACGCGGATGGCACGTACAACAACCTCGCTCCGTACCCGGGGCCCACTGTCACCGTGTTGCCGAACAGTACGGTCGAATCGGTGCAGAACGCGGGGGCCGGACCGCTTGGTATCGAGTGGCAGTGTGAGGGCGGGGACGGCACCACCGACAGCCGCCTGTTGTCGACGACGGGCTACCTGGGTCTCGTACCTCCCACGCGGGTGACGATTCCGGCACCCGACCCCGATCTCTCCACGCCGCCTCCCGTGGCCCCGGCGCCCGGATTCGGATCGTTGGTCCTGACCCTGTTCGGAAGCAGTTGA